Proteins encoded together in one Hevea brasiliensis isolate MT/VB/25A 57/8 chromosome 16, ASM3005281v1, whole genome shotgun sequence window:
- the LOC110656828 gene encoding auxin-responsive protein SAUR63-like, whose translation MISAKKLIKLARKWQKLAALGRKRITMPRTTSGIVDAESCSTSYSVEKGHFVVYSIDQRRFVLPLDYLNNDVVKELFELAEEEFGLASNSPLILLCDSGFMEYIIDLIRRCMTKDVEKALLISMASIRCSSSLHPHQALASQQLQIRSF comes from the coding sequence ATGATCAGTGCCAAGAAACTTATCAAACTGGCAAGGAAATGGCAGAAGCTTGCTGCTCTTGGGCGGAAAAGAATCACAATGCCAAGAACCACTAGTGGGATTGTGGATGCAGAAAGTTGCAGCACATCATACTCAGTTGAGAAGGGTCACTTTGTGGTGTACTCAATTGATCAAAGACGCTTTGTGCTTCCTTTGGATTATCTTAACAATGATGTTGTAAAAGAATTATTCGAGCTTGCAGAAGAAGAGTTTGGATTGGCAAGCAACAGTCCTCTCATATTGCTATGTGATTCAGGCTTCATGGAGTATATAATTGATTTAATACGAAGGTGTATGACTAAAGATGTAGAGAAAGCATTGCTGATATCCATGGCTAGCATTCGCTGCTCATCATCTTTGCATCCTCATCAAGCTCTTGCAAGTCAACAGTTGCAAATCCGCAGCTTCTAA